The DNA sequence AATATGCTATCCAACAAcacttaaaaaattacaaaaacttGCTACTTACTTCTTACTTACCTTcaagatcaatttttttttttttttttttaccacacTTCAATCCACAACAAGATCATACAGTTTTCCTCTTCCCTTGCAATATCTGAATCAACATATTAGCATTCCTCCTCACCTTCTCATTGTCATCCTCCAATAGCCCTACACATGTCTCAAACAACCCCTCTCTCAAAGCCTCCAAACCCATCTTTTCATTGTAGCAACAGAGGGAGCTTAATGTCAGCAGAGCATACTGCACTCCTCTTGAGCTCCCATTGCTCACAATCCCAATCAAAACATCCAAAAGCCCACAAAATCTGAGCATTTCATCTCTAGCAAGCTTGCATTTTGCGAGGAGGCCGAGGACCTCCACGGCCCGCTCGAGGCCCGAATCGGCGTTTTGGATCAGAATCGGCACCGCCCCGGATTGAATTGCCCGAATTCGATTGTCGGAGAAGGAGCAGAGAGTGAACAATGCGGTGGCGGCTTCCTTCCTCTCTCTCGAATTGCCAATTTGAAGGAGGGAGACCAGGCCCGGAATCGCATCCGGGTATGACCCGATCGTGACCTTGTTGACTTCGAGCACGGCGAGGCTGGTGAGAACGGTGGCGGCGACCGCGCGTGAGTCGCCGACGCCGCAGTGGAGCGCGTAGACGATCTTCCCGACGATTCCCTCGGCGACGAGGCCGACCTTGCAGTCGTCGTCGAGGCTCAAATTGAGGACGAAATGGAGCGATTTCTCCTGGAGCCCGGGCTCGCCCGACCCGATGCAGTTGAGAACGGCCGACACGGCGCCGGACTCGGCCAATCGGCGGCGAATTGAGGAGTCGCGCTTGCAGAGGCGGGTGAGCTGGTCGAGCGAATTGAGCTTTTCTTCAAGCTGAGAAGAGCGGGAGGTGAGGAGGTGAATTAGGGATTGGGGATTGGGGGTTTTGGGGGGGTTGGGGAGGGAGAGGAGGGTGAAATTGGAGATGAGGCTGCGGAGGGCGTGGTTGGGGATGAGGGAAGGGGGGTCGGGGAGGGGCAATTTGGTAATTGGGCAGGAGCGGTGGCCGGCGTCGAGCCAGCGCTGGATGGAGGCGCGATCGAAGGTGTGGCCGGAGGAGAGGATAACGGGGTCGGACATTATCTCCAGGGAAATCGGGCATTTGAAATCGTCCGGCAATTCGGCggccatttttctttttttttttttgattttttttttcttttttttttttctggttGTGTCAGTTGAAAAAtggggggagagagagagaggtttATGAGGTTTACCGTTTACGTGAGAGGTCTGAGAATTTGTGAAGAGAGGAGATTAAATATGTGTGAGGTGAAGAGCTCTTCCCTTGTGACACTGCTTCTTCTGTCTCCTCTCGCTGAGTTAATTACGATACTGCCCTCCTAGGATTAATTGAGATTAATTGGTGATTTCGTATATTTATTGGTGGGATTTATCTTAATTGTGTTGATTTAATTGGGATTGGTggtatttattataaataacttCTTTATTGAatggtttttttaaaaatttgattattgattttgggTGAGATTGTGCATTTGGTCACTTCAATTCCATTTTGGAGGAAAAAAAGCTTATATTATGTTGACAATAagattaataaagaaaatatctaAGCATTTACTATCAAAACTAAAATGtattcatcaaaataaaaaaaaggcacGCTTTAAGTTGATTGAGATTTCGATTTACCTATTTATTGGTCGAATGTTCTTAATTCTGTTAATTTGATTAAGATTAGTGTAATTagttactattaattaaaatatttattatttgaatttgctAAAATTGATTAGGAAATTTGGTTGATATTGTTTGTGTACTTGCTTGTGTACTTCATtgcttcatttttattttgaaaaaaaaaacaattaaatgtaagaaaaaagaaaaacaaaatatagaatcaaaatcacaaaaatataatgtacTCCAATTAATTGACTGTGTTTGACCTGACACGTATTTTAAGCAATGTAGTGGAAATGACggaaaatattagtattccagtagaatatgagtcttacttttatatacttcatCTGTCCCATATTACTTGAGGCATTTTTTTTcgggatttaagaaagtttTGTTTAGTGGGTTAAGTAAAGCAGAGAGGAAAAATAGATTACTAGATAAAGAAGAGaaattaagtaaaagaaagaataaaacagATGAGATTAGATAGATGTTATGTTTTTAGccagaaaaagaaatgactcaactaagTTGGGACATTCTAAAATTGAATACGAcacaagtaacttgggacggaggaaatattaattttataataataaaaagtgaatagaataaattaataggatatgagatttattaaaaaaaaagtactagtaaaataaataatgccAATTAAATAGGAACTTAAATGGGGATGgacaataaagaaaattaatatcaattaataGGAGACcgaagtattattttagatatCATAAATGGATATAACTAATAGATAATTTATTcctcacataaaaaaaaattaagaaaagacAAAAATGTCTCTAATTATAGAAAAACATCCCAAACATGATTATTTATAGGTTAAAgttcaatcataaaaaaagaacctaaatatctaaaaatattttataattcactcaaatattaaatatttcgaAAAGACAAAAATGTCTCTAATTATAGAAAAACACCCCAAACATGATTATTTATAGGTTAACgttcaatcataaaaaaagaacctaaatatctaaaaatattttcattaattcactcaaattttaaaaaaattctccaGTATAATGAGTTTCATGGATTTTTGTCGGTCGTGGGTTTTGCCGGAAAAAAAGGGGAATTTAACAACATTCATTtcaaaagggtattttgggaAATAAATCATTCTTTTCTCCCGACTCTGCCTTTTGGGTAACGTTTGAAGGCGTGCTTCTTGTTCAACGGATTTATCTTAGcatcttcattttatttctcaatttttatcTCTGCAGTAACTACTTATCTTGACTTTATCAAACTTtgacttttaattaaaattttcgacaattaaattaataaaactatgaattccaattatttacaaaaatagagACAAATACCTATCGGAGCCACTAAACAATTGTCTAAGCAATGAAGACTACAAAATTAAGGTAAGTAGGTTAACCTTTTTGGATTAATTCATGCTTAATTTCTATATCCATTGAAACATTGATAcgtaaaatatgaataaatcttaatttacGTCTTTTATGGAAACATATTACAAACTAGTTATCCGGATCCAAAAAAGTCGCGACTATAAATTATTCATCAATctgaaataaacaaaaaacaagcAACTGATGTGactgaataaattcatatttaaaaaagaaaaaaactaaagtTCATTTTATGGGTCGATTATCTAAAAAAtctgaattaatttttttattcagattattgaattaaattacctcaaattgaataaaaacacaaattatacACATAGTTGGTAtctatataaatcaaatatatttaaaattaaacacaattttcTCAAAGAGATGTGAATGTCCCTAGTCCTACCCAAATTTTTTGTCTTTTCGTGAAGAATTCAAAAAGCAATTTTAAAAGGTGGAATAGCACTAATTGTAATAGAGGTTAAATACCAAAATTAGGGATCTAAAGGATACAGATTATAGAGTATAAGGCCAACTCCACGTATtgaaataatcaattttataatggGGTTTATGAAATATGTTAGGTATCATCattcttcataaaattaacattcaagcctaataataaaaagaatccTTCTACcaatctcttattttatgagaaaaaattatcctccaatcatttattaattgatattaatgagatattctaaaatattcattttgatGCGCTATTTAATATGAATGGCTAcatttggaaattaaaaatttggtgTCACCTTTAAGAAACTACACgtcaataatatatatatatatatatatgagattaaaaatatttattattattattattattattattattattattattattttattattatattctatTTCATGATAAATGGAAACtattgtaattatattatattctcACATATTGATTAAGTCAGTTAGTTTACACCTCTCAATTACAAAGACTTAGTCGCATTCAGCCCAACCGACTGACCAGTATAAACCTCAAGGAaacaaatgtaaaattaattcttGAAAATGATGGGTGATGAACCTAATCCATCAAGAATCAGAAAATTCAGGTTTTCACCCTTTTTATTCAGTCCAATCAAATTGTTTCTTACATGTATATTTTATGTGGTCATAATCGCCTCGCCCCATAATTCTTGAATCATCAGCGTAACACCTGTCATGGTTTAATAAGAAACGGCAAAaggaaggaaaaagaaaaataaattgctGGATTGATTAGTCACTAACCAATTCATGaaatgttttgtttcttttccCTTTCCACTTTTGTTatacaaaaattacaaatctaTATGAGCACCTATAACAGTCGTACATACAAAAAACTATCGGAATAAAAATTCAGGAGTCTAGAGATAAGAGATGCTATCATGTGGTATGTTCAATTAATCACAAATGcataaatagagaaaattgagaaaataattggTTCATGCAATTATGATTGGTTGAACAAACTACTGGCTACATGTCTGAATTTTTACTTAATCTATCGACCATGGAGCAATGTAAAGGTAATTTCGTTGAAAGTGTTTGGTATCTTCCCGGTGGAAGAGGAATCTATGTCGAGTATTGTACGTTGAGTGTAGAAACCCGGTTGGTTAGGTTGTTCCAAAACTGGATGCTCACTGTCCAACATTACGACAACGTTGGACATTTTAGGCCGGTCTTCTGGTCGTTGTTGCACGCATAACAACCCAACTTGGATACATCTTTGCACTTCCATAGATTCTTTGTTAGGAATCGATGCATCCACAATATCCCTAGGGCTTCCTTCCCTCCATAATTTCCATGCCTgcattattaatataatatagatgaaaaatgaaagaatgtGATTTGTGTGATTACTCGATAAGGCCAAACATTAGGTTTTGTAGCTTACATGTCCTAAGAGATTGAGGTCGTGGTCAGGATGATAGAATCCCCTATTCTTCTTGCCACTTATTATCTCTAACACCAACACTCCGAAGCTGAAGACATCGGACTTGACAGAGAAGAAGCCGTCTACTGCGTATTCTGGGGCCATATATCCGCTATAACATGAAACAACATGGACTATTAGCTAGGAAAATTGAAGAGTAGAGAAGAACAAGTTTGTTTGCTTACTAGGTTCCCATCACTCTCTTTGTATTTTCTTGATACTGATCGGCCCCAAACATTCTTGCTAGCCCAAAGTCTGAAATTTTTGGATTCATTTCACTATCGAGGAGAATATTGCTTGCTTTTAGATCCCTGTGAATAATTCTCAATCTTGAATCGCGATGGAGGTATAAAAGTCCGCGAGCAATGCCTACTATTATATCATAGCGTGGGGGCCACTCTAGAGATGTATCCTTTCTTTGATCTAGGAAGATTGAAGGAGTTTGAGGATATTCCTAAGAGAAAAGCAAATACATAGTAAAGAGACTGACCAAAGATGAACAAGTCCAAACTCTTGTTGGGCATGTACTCATAAACCAGCATTCTCTCATCTTGATGAATGCAACATCCCACTAGCCTAACCAGATTCCTATGCTGCAGTTTAGTAATCAAGATCACTTCGTTCTTGAATTCGTGTAGGCCTTGTCCAGAGTCTCGAGACAGTCTCTTGACCGCTATTTCTTGGCCATTCGATAGAACGCCCTTCGTAGCAAGATGGTATTGTTTTAGTGAGAAAAATGCTTAGTGAGGATCTAtctactaataatactataccTTGTAAACAGACCCAAAACCACCTTCCCCGATCTTATTAGCAAACGAGAACTCATTTGTCGAAGCTGATATTGTAAAAAAGTCGATTAGAGGCAaatcaacatcatcatcatcatctcctACTCTTGCATTCTCATCTTCATTTGGACCATCATTTTGCTGCTCCGCCAAACCCGCTTTCTTCTTTGCGATACGCTTACGCAGCCCTACCCAGAGGACGAGTGCCAACACCACTACGAATGC is a window from the Salvia hispanica cultivar TCC Black 2014 chromosome 1, UniMelb_Shisp_WGS_1.0, whole genome shotgun sequence genome containing:
- the LOC125201402 gene encoding U-box domain-containing protein 8 — translated: MAAELPDDFKCPISLEIMSDPVILSSGHTFDRASIQRWLDAGHRSCPITKLPLPDPPSLIPNHALRSLISNFTLLSLPNPPKTPNPQSLIHLLTSRSSQLEEKLNSLDQLTRLCKRDSSIRRRLAESGAVSAVLNCIGSGEPGLQEKSLHFVLNLSLDDDCKVGLVAEGIVGKIVYALHCGVGDSRAVAATVLTSLAVLEVNKVTIGSYPDAIPGLVSLLQIGNSRERKEAATALFTLCSFSDNRIRAIQSGAVPILIQNADSGLERAVEVLGLLAKCKLARDEMLRFCGLLDVLIGIVSNGSSRGVQYALLTLSSLCCYNEKMGLEALREGLFETCVGLLEDDNEKVRRNANMLIQILQGKRKTV
- the LOC125220537 gene encoding G-type lectin S-receptor-like serine/threonine-protein kinase SD1-1 — protein: MNPKISDFGLARMFGADQYQENTKRVMGTYGYMAPEYAVDGFFSVKSDVFSFGVLVLEIISGKKNRGFYHPDHDLNLLGHAWKLWREGSPRDIVDASIPNKESMEVQRCIQVGLLCVQQRPEDRPKMSNVVVMLDSEHPVLEQPNQPGFYTQRTILDIDSSSTGKIPNTFNEITFTLLHGR
- the LOC125188323 gene encoding receptor-like serine/threonine-protein kinase SD1-8, coding for MWSETSSEWIGVTTLQSDTCDDYAKCGGFGVCEFGQVPVCGCLKGFEPRVREEWERFDRSGGCSRSVALNCSTEAGFRRFSRVKVPDTSTSSVVENVGNEECEAACLRECSCVAYARTEATGCVVWSGELLDIRLYGEGGQELFVKMPLSELDSKNSKRGIVIASVSLAAFVVVLALVLWVGLRKRIAKKKAGLAEQQNDGPNEDENARVGDDDDDVDLPLIDFFTISASTNEFSFANKIGEGGFGSVYKGVLSNGQEIAVKRLSRDSGQGLHEFKNEVILITKLQHRNLVRLVGCCIHQDERMLVYEYMPNKSLDLFIFGQSLYYVFAFLLGISSNSFNLPRSKKGYISRVAPTL